Proteins encoded by one window of Pseudorca crassidens isolate mPseCra1 chromosome 3, mPseCra1.hap1, whole genome shotgun sequence:
- the LRRC70 gene encoding leucine-rich repeat-containing protein 70 produces the protein MNRKTKNRAMCGVRFSLPCLRLFLLVTCYLVLLFHKEILGCSSVCQLCTGRQINCRNLGLSSIPKNFPESTVFLYLTGNNISHINESELIGLHSLVALYLDNSSIVYVYPKAFVHLRQLYFLYLNNNFIKRLDPGIFEGLSNLRNLYLQSNQVSFVPRGVFHDLVSVQYLNLQRNRLTVLGSGTFVGMIALRILDLSNNKILRISDSGFQHLGNLDCLYLEGNNLTKVPSNAFEVLKNLKRLSLSHNHIEEIQPFAFKGLVSLEYLLLKNSRIKNVTRDGFSGISNLKHLILSHNDLENLNSDTFSLLKNLIYLKLDRNRIISIDNDTFENMGASLKILNLSFNNLTDLHPRVLKPLSSLTHLQANSNPWECNCKLLGLRDWLASSAITLNIYCQNPPSMRGRALHYIKWTDFTNCVTSSTNVSRAWAIKSLHIHHKTTALMMAWHKITTNGKHLENTESVTFWERIRTSPASRFFQENTFGNPLETTAVLPVQIQLTSPVNLNLEKNSALPIDAASVSGKTSVICTQEVEKLNEAFDILLAFFILACVVIVFLIYKVVQFKQKLKAPENSGENRLEYYSFYQSARYNVTASICNTSPNSLECPGLEQIRLHKQIVPESEAQVILFEHSAL, from the coding sequence ATGAACAGAAAAACCAAGAACAGGGCTATGTGTGGAGTACGTTTTTCTCTGCCTTGCCTACGACTGTTTCTACTTGTTACCTGTTATCTTGTGTTATTATTCCATAAAGAGATACTTGGATGTTCGTCTGTTTGCCAGCTCTGCACTGGGAGACAAATTAACTGCCGTAACTTAGGCCTTTCAAGCATTCCTAAGAATTTTCCTGAAAGTACAGTTTTTCTATATCTGACTGGAAATAATATATCTCATATAAATGAAAGTGAATTAATTGGACTTCATTCTCTTGTAGCATTGTATTTAGATAATTCTAGCATTGTGTATGTGTATCCAAAAGCTTTTGTTCATTTGAGGCAgctatattttctatatctgaataataattttataaaacgcTTGGATCCTGGAATATTTGAGGGACTTTCCAATCTTCGTAATTTATATTTACAGTCTAATCAAGTATCTTTTGTTCCAAGAGGAGTATTTCATGATCTAGTTTCAGTTCAGTACTTAAATCTACAAAGAAATCGCCTCACTGTCCTCGGGAGTGGTACGTTTGTTGGTATGATTGCTCTTCGGATACTTGATTTATCAAACAATAAAATTTTGAGGATATCAGACTCAGGCTTTCAACACCTTGGAAACCTGGATTGTTTGTATCTAGAAGGTAATAATTTAACAAAAGTACCATCAAATGCTTTTGAAGTtcttaagaatcttaaaagacTTTCTTTGTCTCATAACCATATTGAAGAAATACAGCCCTTTGCATTTAAAGGACTTGTCAGTTTGGAGTATCTCCTCCTGAAAAATTCAAGAATTAAAAATGTTACTAGGGATGGGTTTAGTGGAATTAGTAATCTTAAACATTTGATCTTAAGTCATAatgatttagaaaatttaaattctgaCACATTTAGCTTGTTAAAGAATTTAATTTATCTTAAGTTAGATAGAAACAGAATAATCAGCATTGATAATGATACATTTGAAAACATGGGAGCATCTTTGAAGATTCTTAACCTGTCATTTAATAATCTTACAGACTTACATCCAAGGGTCCTTAAGCCATTGTCTTCATTGACTCATCTTCAGGCAAATTCTAATCCTTGGGAATGTAACTGCAAACTATTGGGTCTTCGCGACTGGTTAGCATCTTCAGCCATTACTCTAAACATCTATTGTCAGAATCCCCCATCCATGCGTGGCAGAGCATTGCATTATATTAAATGGACTGACTTTACAAATTGTGTTACATCTTCAACAAATGTATCCAGAGCTTGGGCTATAAAATCTCTTCATATTCATCACAAGACCACTGCATTAATGATGGCCTGGCATAAAATAACCACAAATGGGAAACATTTGGAAAACACTGAGAGTGTTACTTTCTGGGAACGAATTCGTACTTCACCTGCCAGTAGATTTTTTCAAGAGAATACCTTTGGTAATCCATTAGAGACTACTGCAGTGTTACCTGTGCAAATACAGCTTACTTCTCCTGTTAACTTGAACTTGGAAAAAAACAGTGCTCTACCGATTGATGCTGCTTCGGTGTCAGGGAAAACATCTGTAATTTGTACACAAGAAGTTGAAAAGTTGAATGAGGCTTTTGACATTTTGCtagctttttttattttagcttgtGTTGTAATCGTTTTTTTGATCTACAAAGTTGTTCAGTTTAAACAAAAACTAAAGGCACCAGAAAACTCAGGGGAAAATAGACTTGAATACTACAGCTTTTATCAGTCAGCAAGGTATAATGTAACAGCTTCAATCTGTAACACTTCCCCAAATTCTCTAGAATGCCCTGGTTTGGAGCAGATTCGACTTCATAAACAAATTGTTCCTGAAAGTGAGGCACAGGTCATTCTCTTTGAACATTCTGCGTTATAA